One Cohnella candidum genomic region harbors:
- a CDS encoding DUF2512 family protein — translation MKFVLKWIVNGAIVVCLLMYYAHARFWEAAIAATLLTIIAYFIGDQFILRRMNNAAATAADAVLAIVYLWIASYVRDWNLDAGEILWIALILGIAEWLMHRYLFGVDFEVQETT, via the coding sequence ATGAAATTTGTGTTGAAGTGGATCGTGAACGGGGCGATCGTCGTTTGTCTGCTGATGTATTACGCGCACGCGCGCTTTTGGGAGGCTGCCATTGCGGCTACGCTCCTTACGATAATCGCTTACTTCATCGGCGACCAGTTCATTCTGCGCAGAATGAACAATGCAGCCGCCACGGCCGCGGATGCGGTACTGGCAATCGTGTATTTGTGGATCGCCTCCTACGTTCGGGACTGGAACCTGGACGCGGGAGAGATACTTTGGATCGCCTTGATTCTCGGCATCGCGGAATGGTTAATGCACCGTTATCTTTTCGGTGTCGATTTCGAGGTTCAGGAAACCACCTAG
- the abc-f gene encoding ribosomal protection-like ABC-F family protein — translation MILLEANGIELSVGDRKLFSAERLIVRQGDRIGLVGANGAGKTTLMQVLAGRLQPDQGSVNAAVPCVFVPQMKQHSSPLSGGEATWKQVEAALQESPDILLADEPTIHLDMAHIRELEKRLRQHGGGMVIISHDRAFLDGICTRIWSLDNARVSVYEGNYAEYEKMRDLEKRQHALRYEAYTEKKRQLEEAISAKTQKAAGMLKPPKRMSTSESRLYKAGKGVSQKGVHQTIKALETRVEKLEKVEKPRELPTIKLGIPGGREFVSPTALRVERLSASFGDRTLWRDVGFALKKGSKTALIGANGSGKTTLVKRILESGEGVFPAPGAKIGYFSQNLDVLKPERSVLENVSETAAHPDATVRLVLARLLFRGDDVYKPVGVLSGGERVKAAFAKIFLGEINMLLMDEPTSFLDIPSIEALEELLAAYEGTLLFVSHDRRFVERVAGQVLDVRNGTVAFFEGPLTDYLSRSSPAGQGRPVLEEELLALEMAMSEVLGKLGAPGLKAAEAEELDARFRMLVQRRNELKKALPM, via the coding sequence TTGATCCTATTGGAAGCAAACGGAATTGAATTGTCGGTGGGAGACCGGAAGCTATTCTCCGCGGAGCGGCTGATCGTCCGGCAAGGAGACCGGATCGGACTCGTCGGAGCGAACGGCGCCGGAAAGACGACGCTGATGCAGGTATTGGCCGGTCGGCTGCAGCCGGATCAAGGAAGCGTGAACGCCGCCGTGCCGTGCGTCTTCGTTCCGCAAATGAAGCAGCACTCATCGCCTCTCAGCGGAGGCGAAGCGACTTGGAAACAGGTGGAGGCCGCTTTGCAGGAGAGCCCCGATATTCTGTTGGCGGACGAACCCACGATACACTTGGACATGGCGCACATCCGGGAGCTGGAGAAAAGACTACGGCAACACGGCGGCGGCATGGTCATCATTTCGCATGACCGCGCGTTTCTGGACGGGATATGCACGCGGATTTGGTCCTTGGATAACGCGAGGGTGTCTGTGTACGAGGGGAATTACGCCGAATACGAGAAAATGAGGGACCTCGAAAAGCGGCAGCATGCTTTACGTTACGAAGCGTACACGGAGAAAAAGCGCCAGCTGGAAGAGGCTATCTCCGCGAAGACGCAGAAAGCCGCTGGCATGCTGAAGCCGCCCAAACGGATGAGCACCTCAGAATCCCGTTTGTACAAGGCCGGCAAAGGCGTATCGCAAAAAGGAGTACACCAAACGATCAAAGCGCTGGAAACGCGCGTGGAGAAGCTGGAAAAGGTGGAGAAACCCCGCGAGCTGCCGACAATCAAGCTGGGGATTCCCGGCGGCCGCGAATTCGTCAGCCCGACGGCCTTGCGGGTGGAGCGCTTGTCCGCTTCGTTCGGCGACCGAACGCTGTGGCGGGATGTCGGCTTCGCCCTCAAGAAAGGGAGCAAGACGGCGTTGATCGGAGCAAACGGTTCCGGCAAAACGACGCTCGTGAAACGGATCCTCGAGAGCGGGGAAGGCGTATTCCCGGCTCCCGGGGCGAAGATCGGCTACTTCAGCCAAAACCTGGACGTACTGAAGCCCGAGCGAAGCGTGCTCGAGAACGTCTCGGAGACCGCCGCCCATCCGGACGCCACGGTCCGGTTGGTTCTGGCGCGCTTGCTGTTCAGGGGAGACGACGTGTATAAGCCGGTCGGCGTCTTAAGCGGAGGAGAGCGGGTGAAGGCGGCTTTCGCCAAAATCTTTCTCGGCGAGATCAACATGCTGCTGATGGATGAACCGACGAGTTTCCTCGACATCCCGTCGATCGAGGCGTTGGAGGAGCTTCTCGCGGCATATGAAGGCACGCTGCTGTTCGTTTCCCACGACAGAAGGTTCGTCGAACGGGTGGCCGGCCAAGTGCTGGACGTGCGGAACGGAACCGTCGCCTTTTTCGAGGGGCCGTTGACCGACTACCTATCCCGTTCGTCGCCTGCCGGACAGGGCAGGCCGGTGCTCGAGGAGGAGCTTTTGGCCCTGGAAATGGCCATGAGCGAAGTACTCGGCAAACTCGGTGCCCCGGGGTTAAAGGCTGCCGAAGCGGAAGAAC